The Strix aluco isolate bStrAlu1 chromosome Z, bStrAlu1.hap1, whole genome shotgun sequence genome contains a region encoding:
- the CCNH gene encoding cyclin-H isoform X3, translating to MYYSSTQWRHWTFRSEEELARRRAEANRKFLGKAVASGKVQQSDQVLLEPHEELAICKYYEKRLLDFCAVFKPAMPRSVVGTACMYFKRFYLNNSVMEYHPRIIMLTCAFLACKVDEFNVSSTQFVGNLRESPLGQEKALEQILEYELLLIQQLNFHLIVHNPYRPFEGFLIDLKTRYPRLENPEVLRKTADDFLNRVALTDAYLLFTPSQIALTAILSSGSRAGISMESYLSENLTLKENRTSLAKLLDDLKCMKNLIKKYELPRPEEVAALKQKLEKCHSLELSLNANLKKRKGYEDDDYLTKKSKVDELSSQGFTVIGGLGQ from the exons ATGTACTACAGCAGCACGCAGTGGCGGCACTGGACCTTCCGCAGCGAGGAGGAGCTGGCGCGGCGACGGGCCGAGGCCAACCGCAAGTTTCTCGGGAAGGCGGTGGCGAGCGGGaag GTTCAGCAGAGCGACCAAGTCCTCCTGGAGCCCCACGAGGAGCTGGCGATATGCAAGTACTACGAAAAGCGGCTGCTGGACTTCTGCGCTGTCTTCAAGCCTGCCATGCCGAGATCTGTGGTG ggaACAGCTTGCATGTATTTCAAACGCTTTTACCTCAATAACTCGGTGATGGAGTATCATCCTCGGATAATAAT gCTAACATGTGCATTTTTGGCCTGTAAAGTAGATGAATTTAATGTGTCCAGTACACAGTTTGTTGGTAATCTTCGAGAAAGTCCCCTTGGACAGGAAAAAGCTCTTGAACAAATACTGGAATATGAACTGCTCCTTATTCAGCAACTGAACTTCCATCTTATCGTCCACAACCCATACAGGCCGTTTGAGGGTTTTCTAATCGATTTGAAG ACTCGCTATCCAAGGCTGGAGAATCCTGAAGTTTTGAGGAAAACAGCTGATGACTTCCTCAATCGAGTGGCTCTGACAGATGCGTATCTTCTCTTTACTCCCTCACAGATAGCTCTCACTGCCATATTATCTAGTGGTTCAAGAGCAGGAATTAGTATGGAAAg TTATTTATCAGAAAATcttacactgaaagaaaacagaacatccTTAGCCAAGCTACTGGATGACTTGAAAT GCATGAAAAATCTCATAAAGAAGTATGAACTGCCAAGGCCTGAAGAGGTTGCTGCTCTAAAACAGAAATTAGAGAAGTGTCACAGCTTGGAGCTTTCACTTAATGCAAACTT gaagaagaggaaaggttATGAAGATGATGATTATCTCACAAAGAAATCTAAAGTGGATGAG ctttcttctcAGGGTTTTACAGTGATTGGGGGCCTCGGTCAATAA
- the CCNH gene encoding cyclin-H isoform X2, producing the protein MYYSSTQWRHWTFRSEEELARRRAEANRKFLGKAVASGKVQQSDQVLLEPHEELAICKYYEKRLLDFCAVFKPAMPRSVVGTACMYFKRFYLNNSVMEYHPRIIMLTCAFLACKVDEFNVSSTQFVGNLRESPLGQEKALEQILEYELLLIQQLNFHLIVHNPYRPFEGFLIDLKTRYPRLENPEVLRKTADDFLNRVALTDAYLLFTPSQIALTAILSSGSRAGISMESYLSENLTLKENRTSLAKLLDDLKCMKNLIKKYELPRPEEVAALKQKLEKCHSLELSLNANLKKRKGYEDDDYLTKKSKVDEFTAEVNSKAVTDMESSSI; encoded by the exons ATGTACTACAGCAGCACGCAGTGGCGGCACTGGACCTTCCGCAGCGAGGAGGAGCTGGCGCGGCGACGGGCCGAGGCCAACCGCAAGTTTCTCGGGAAGGCGGTGGCGAGCGGGaag GTTCAGCAGAGCGACCAAGTCCTCCTGGAGCCCCACGAGGAGCTGGCGATATGCAAGTACTACGAAAAGCGGCTGCTGGACTTCTGCGCTGTCTTCAAGCCTGCCATGCCGAGATCTGTGGTG ggaACAGCTTGCATGTATTTCAAACGCTTTTACCTCAATAACTCGGTGATGGAGTATCATCCTCGGATAATAAT gCTAACATGTGCATTTTTGGCCTGTAAAGTAGATGAATTTAATGTGTCCAGTACACAGTTTGTTGGTAATCTTCGAGAAAGTCCCCTTGGACAGGAAAAAGCTCTTGAACAAATACTGGAATATGAACTGCTCCTTATTCAGCAACTGAACTTCCATCTTATCGTCCACAACCCATACAGGCCGTTTGAGGGTTTTCTAATCGATTTGAAG ACTCGCTATCCAAGGCTGGAGAATCCTGAAGTTTTGAGGAAAACAGCTGATGACTTCCTCAATCGAGTGGCTCTGACAGATGCGTATCTTCTCTTTACTCCCTCACAGATAGCTCTCACTGCCATATTATCTAGTGGTTCAAGAGCAGGAATTAGTATGGAAAg TTATTTATCAGAAAATcttacactgaaagaaaacagaacatccTTAGCCAAGCTACTGGATGACTTGAAAT GCATGAAAAATCTCATAAAGAAGTATGAACTGCCAAGGCCTGAAGAGGTTGCTGCTCTAAAACAGAAATTAGAGAAGTGTCACAGCTTGGAGCTTTCACTTAATGCAAACTT gaagaagaggaaaggttATGAAGATGATGATTATCTCACAAAGAAATCTAAAGTGGATGAG TTTACAGCTGAAGTTAATAGCAAGGCCGTAACTGATATGGAGAGCTCATCAATTTGA
- the CCNH gene encoding cyclin-H isoform X4, with protein sequence MYYSSTQWRHWTFRSEEELARRRAEANRKFLGKAVASGKVQQSDQVLLEPHEELAICKYYEKRLLDFCAVFKPAMPRSVVGTACMYFKRFYLNNSVMEYHPRIIMLTCAFLACKVDEFNVSSTQFVGNLRESPLGQEKALEQILEYELLLIQQLNFHLIVHNPYRPFEGFLIDLKTRYPRLENPEVLRKTADDFLNRVALTDAYLLFTPSQIALTAILSSGSRAGISMESYLSENLTLKENRTSLAKLLDDLKCMKNLIKKYELPRPEEVAALKQKLEKCHSLELSLNANLKKRKGYEDDDYLTKKSKVDEEEWTDDDVVDLV encoded by the exons ATGTACTACAGCAGCACGCAGTGGCGGCACTGGACCTTCCGCAGCGAGGAGGAGCTGGCGCGGCGACGGGCCGAGGCCAACCGCAAGTTTCTCGGGAAGGCGGTGGCGAGCGGGaag GTTCAGCAGAGCGACCAAGTCCTCCTGGAGCCCCACGAGGAGCTGGCGATATGCAAGTACTACGAAAAGCGGCTGCTGGACTTCTGCGCTGTCTTCAAGCCTGCCATGCCGAGATCTGTGGTG ggaACAGCTTGCATGTATTTCAAACGCTTTTACCTCAATAACTCGGTGATGGAGTATCATCCTCGGATAATAAT gCTAACATGTGCATTTTTGGCCTGTAAAGTAGATGAATTTAATGTGTCCAGTACACAGTTTGTTGGTAATCTTCGAGAAAGTCCCCTTGGACAGGAAAAAGCTCTTGAACAAATACTGGAATATGAACTGCTCCTTATTCAGCAACTGAACTTCCATCTTATCGTCCACAACCCATACAGGCCGTTTGAGGGTTTTCTAATCGATTTGAAG ACTCGCTATCCAAGGCTGGAGAATCCTGAAGTTTTGAGGAAAACAGCTGATGACTTCCTCAATCGAGTGGCTCTGACAGATGCGTATCTTCTCTTTACTCCCTCACAGATAGCTCTCACTGCCATATTATCTAGTGGTTCAAGAGCAGGAATTAGTATGGAAAg TTATTTATCAGAAAATcttacactgaaagaaaacagaacatccTTAGCCAAGCTACTGGATGACTTGAAAT GCATGAAAAATCTCATAAAGAAGTATGAACTGCCAAGGCCTGAAGAGGTTGCTGCTCTAAAACAGAAATTAGAGAAGTGTCACAGCTTGGAGCTTTCACTTAATGCAAACTT gaagaagaggaaaggttATGAAGATGATGATTATCTCACAAAGAAATCTAAAGTGGATGAG GAAGAGTGGACTGATGATGATGTTGTGGACTTAGTGTAA
- the CCNH gene encoding cyclin-H isoform X1 has product MYYSSTQWRHWTFRSEEELARRRAEANRKFLGKAVASGKVQQSDQVLLEPHEELAICKYYEKRLLDFCAVFKPAMPRSVVGTACMYFKRFYLNNSVMEYHPRIIMLTCAFLACKVDEFNVSSTQFVGNLRESPLGQEKALEQILEYELLLIQQLNFHLIVHNPYRPFEGFLIDLKTRYPRLENPEVLRKTADDFLNRVALTDAYLLFTPSQIALTAILSSGSRAGISMESYLSENLTLKENRTSLAKLLDDLKCMKNLIKKYELPRPEEVAALKQKLEKCHSLELSLNANLKKRKGYEDDDYLTKKSKVDEDPGKTGGFGTPTGNGDGDSHGQSRLG; this is encoded by the exons ATGTACTACAGCAGCACGCAGTGGCGGCACTGGACCTTCCGCAGCGAGGAGGAGCTGGCGCGGCGACGGGCCGAGGCCAACCGCAAGTTTCTCGGGAAGGCGGTGGCGAGCGGGaag GTTCAGCAGAGCGACCAAGTCCTCCTGGAGCCCCACGAGGAGCTGGCGATATGCAAGTACTACGAAAAGCGGCTGCTGGACTTCTGCGCTGTCTTCAAGCCTGCCATGCCGAGATCTGTGGTG ggaACAGCTTGCATGTATTTCAAACGCTTTTACCTCAATAACTCGGTGATGGAGTATCATCCTCGGATAATAAT gCTAACATGTGCATTTTTGGCCTGTAAAGTAGATGAATTTAATGTGTCCAGTACACAGTTTGTTGGTAATCTTCGAGAAAGTCCCCTTGGACAGGAAAAAGCTCTTGAACAAATACTGGAATATGAACTGCTCCTTATTCAGCAACTGAACTTCCATCTTATCGTCCACAACCCATACAGGCCGTTTGAGGGTTTTCTAATCGATTTGAAG ACTCGCTATCCAAGGCTGGAGAATCCTGAAGTTTTGAGGAAAACAGCTGATGACTTCCTCAATCGAGTGGCTCTGACAGATGCGTATCTTCTCTTTACTCCCTCACAGATAGCTCTCACTGCCATATTATCTAGTGGTTCAAGAGCAGGAATTAGTATGGAAAg TTATTTATCAGAAAATcttacactgaaagaaaacagaacatccTTAGCCAAGCTACTGGATGACTTGAAAT GCATGAAAAATCTCATAAAGAAGTATGAACTGCCAAGGCCTGAAGAGGTTGCTGCTCTAAAACAGAAATTAGAGAAGTGTCACAGCTTGGAGCTTTCACTTAATGCAAACTT gaagaagaggaaaggttATGAAGATGATGATTATCTCACAAAGAAATCTAAAGTGGATGAG